The genomic DNA TACCATTCAGACCAGCaatggcctacacacacacacacacacaaacagaaaaatatCACATGGATGTATCAAGACCAGAAATAACCTATAACACAGTTTATCATGCTCTGACCACTGGGGGAACCACTAGTTGCACCCTTAAACTCTGGTCCAACCAGATCATTTCACTGTAGTACTTAACTTTACTCATGCAATAAATGggtgcttttatccaaaacaaCTTTCAGATATGAATTGCAGGGGCCAGTCTCTCAAATTGTGgtgaagtgccttgctcaaggggcacAACAGGAATCGAACCCATGACATTTTGTGTCTTGGATGCATATCTATTTGCCATGTATTGTATTCTAAGCATTCTATATGTAAATGCATGTTTAAATGTTCTGCTTTGGCgatgcaaaaatatttgtcatatAATACAGCTCactttaattgaatttaattgactACTGTATGCTAGCTTCCTGCTAAGTTCATtggccactacactaccaccaccccactGTAAGCAACAAAGAGGCCAGAAAGTTGCAGTGAAAGAAATTGAGTAGAGTTAAAGGCCTGCAGCCGGTTGCACCAGTTGAACATAAGTTCCATCTTAGCTTAATTCTAACGTAAACTGGCACTACATTGGAGTTTACGAGCTACTAAAGTTTAACGGGTTGCAACACGCAAAATAGTTCCAACATAACGCTAAGTTATGACTTAAATTTTACACGTCCCTCTCCCTAGGTATAAGGTCCATCATAAGTAATTTGTTAACATGGTTCTCATTTAAATGGTGGGAATGTTCAATTTAACAAAGTATAAGTTGAGAAGAGTTACATCCGCGACCGATTATACatttcatagactgtatataaagAACAttctatatacagtctatgacacATTTAATTCACTTGAACAGTGTTTGAATCATGTTTCTATTTGTTTGTATGGACCTACAGTAGCTGTACATATACCAAACATCTACCTCATTACCACACAAAGCATATTGCTGTTGATTGATCTGTTATCAGAGATTTTATTATTAGAAATATAGTGTTACCGTTACCTTCACTAGCTATCCACTGCGGTAGCCTACGTTAGGCCAACAGTGGTGGCTGAAATATTCCCAAAGCACATTACAACAAAATAAAGTCTGTTATTAAAAATACAGTGGTATTTTATTCCATACAACAAAGTAATTGCGGAGGAAGTCAAACCGAAATGCAGCTTTTACTATACAGCGTTACAACGAATGTTACCAATGTGAGAAGTGCTGTGAATCTGTGACGCTTCCGATATCATTAAACGGTGATATTGATTGGTTGTTAGCGGTAAAAACGCCATTCTACCCGACAATATTTTGATTTAGTAGCTTCTAAATACGGTGCATCTTAAGTAGCAATGATGCAACAGAAAAAGAATGCAGTGCTAGTTTAAAAATAGTCGATTTCAACTTACACCTAAACTTACGATCGACCTTACGTTCTACTGGTGGAACCTGGCTGCTGGTAtagtcctgtgtctgtgtcccgtGCACGCGTGACGAGAATTGTGTCATCAACACGGCATGCTGCTGTGTCGTGTGCCTCCCAACAATTGTGGCCGCACGTCAATGACTCACGTCTTTAATGCGCGCAAATGTGCACGGGGGGAGTATACCACTTTCTTTAGAGGGCTCACCTGGTCGTTGACATTCACGTCGACATATTCACAAAAGGCGTATCCTTTCGAGAGGCCAGTGGCGCTGTCCTTAACCAAGTTGAAAGCCTTCAGGGGCCCGAATGACGTCAGCAGCTCCTTCACCTGAGGTGGGATGATTCATTTAATACCACTCAAATGTACATAGGCAATTCTTCTGCTACGTTTATAAAAGACTTGACCTATGCTAGATTAATCAGTGAAGAAAATACACATTAAAAACAACCAATGGCTTTGAATTTCTGTTTGCTTAACAAACATCTATTCTGATATTCTCGGAATGATAACAGGAGCTACTGGACGGGCCTCGTTTTCATAGAGCTCGGTTCATTCATTCTCAACAGGACACGGCGTTTCTTCGGCATCTTGCTCTTGTTCAATCTGAGGGGAGCAGAGTTAAGTAAACTCACAGAAACATGCGTTTCAACCCCCCTTCCCCACGAGGTTACACACCTGGTCGTCGTTCAGGTAGTTAGGCAGCCCGCCGATGAAAAGTTTGTGAGCCGAATCTGGCACCACCGTGGAAACAACTCCTTGACAAAAAGGAAGTCAGTTTTAATTGAAGCTCAAAGGCTGtccagttaaacacacacacacacacacacacactggattacACAAGAACATATGCAGTGCATCCAATGATATTGGTAAGTTGTTTGCCTAGTATAGACTAGCAGAAGCAATTACACATGCTGTTCCAATAACAGCACAACAATGCTATTATTACTATTCAACTTGGTAAAATTTAAATCAGTTTTGTTCTTTACGAAACCGAATGCATAACTAGCcaatgtgtacacacaccatTCCAATCAGTCACCTTCTGGAAAACAAGACTTACTGACTAGCCAAGAAGTTCTGAAATGTTCTAACTGAATAGGCTACATGCACGAAAGTCTTGACAGGTAGCTCATTTATTTCCGATGAAGCGTTAACTGTGTTGCAATGGCATCTTCTGTTGtattctgctccttacatcTTCACTCTGATACCGAAAatcttgtttgcccaataataataataataataataataataataataataataattttaacacccgcataaatccttcttttaattttaacacatgcataaatccttcttttaattttaacacacgcataaatccttcttttaattttaacacatgcataaatccttcttttaattttaacacatgcataaatccttcttttaattttaacacatgcataaatccttcttttaattttaacacatgcataaatccttcttttaattttaacacatgcataaatccttcttttaattttaacacatgcataaatccttcttttaattttaacacatgcataaatccttcttttaattttaacacatgcataaatccttcttttaattttaacacatgcataaatccttcttttaattttaacacatgcataaatccttcttttaattttaacacatgcataaatccttcttttaattttaacacatgcataaatccttcttttaattttaacacatgcataaatccttcttttaattttaacacatgcataaatccttcttttaattttaacacatgcataaatccttcttttaattttaacacatgcataaatccttcttttaattttaacacatgcataaatccttcttttaattttaacacatgcataaatccttcttttaattttaacacatgcataaatccttcttttaattttaacacatgcataaatccttcttttaattttaacacatgcataaatccttcttttaattttaacacatgcataaatccttcttttaattttaacacatgcataaatccttcttttaattttaacacatgcataaatccttcttttaattttaacacatgcataaatccttcttttaattttaacacatgcataaatccttcttttaattttaacacatgcataaatccttcttttaattttaacacatgcataaatccttcttttaattttaacacatgcataaatccttcttttaattttaacacatgcataaatccttcttttaattttaacacatgcataaatccttcttttaattttaacacatgcattcttttaattttaacacatgcataaatccttcttttaattttaacacacgcataaaAATTCTTCTTTATCGTAACGTGctgattcactaggtgcaacaccTTACACGGACCCGGTTGACACTAATTACATGATCAATTACATGATAACGAGCGCACCGAAAGCCTTTTGtgcatgtagcctatcccacagACATAGGAACGAGCCTATACACGCTCTGTGCCACAGGGGCTGAGTGCAAGCGCGTGCAGGCTCTGGCGTTGAGGAGGGGCGTTTACCTGGCACGTAGACGCTGGGGTTCTCGCTCATGCCCGGCAGTGGCTGGTAGTCGTGCGGCCGGCGGATCTTCAGGCTCTGGCCCTGGAATATGATGCCGTCGAACGCCATGGCCTGGGTGGTCTCATCCACAGACCGGAACTTTAGAGAGAAGTGAAAGGAGGGAAGGGGGCAGTAGACTTGGATCATttgatgtgtctgtatgtcagtTAAGTTGCCATACTCATCTCAGATAAAAACAATACCTGTGAGCCCAAATGTGAGGGGTTGTGCGTACATTAATGAAACCAAAATAGAAACTATAACGCAAATGGATGAATTTGAGCGTAGTGTGTAACACATGTGGGTTAGGTAAAATGTATTTTCCGTATGCAAGCACACAGCCAATAGAAGTGATGTAAGGGGGTATGTTTGTGGTCACACTCACCTCCAGGAAGGCAAAGTTCTTGTCCTGGTTGATCTGCACGGCGAGGACGGGGTTGCCAGGAGCCTGAGTCAGGCCTCCAAGGCGCATCTGGGCATTGAAGAAGTCCATCATGGACTCCTGGAGGAgaacaaaataaacatcagccatgtgatctctcctttttttttttttttaaacattttttttttcttctggggCTTTTATGCCAGttgagagagtgacaggaggcgagtggaagagagagatgggttggGCTCGGAAAATGACCCGGGTTGGACTCGGAACTCTGTACACCGttaactgtaactgtaacacACCACCCCCCCCAAACAGCCAAACAGCATCATTCCTGTAGTACTTCACAGCAGCCAAAATTCCATCTAACTAATTCCTATCCCCTGTGCACATTTTCATGGCAATTCGGCTAAACAAAATGCAAATCAGTGGGCATTTCCTTCTGCTGGGTTAGGCAAACTAAAACATGGACAATCTCCTAATGAAAGGAGGAGCTGTGAATAGCTAGAGGTACCCAGGTGGTAGGGCAGAGCCTTGAATGAGCAGCTGTGGCAAATGAGCAATTTAACTTCGCTGGCTCtgcacaaaaaaacagaaacaaaacaaaatattatGTAAAAGTCTGGTCTCTCTGGGACCCACCTCTGTGATGCCAAAGGGTATGTTGCCCACGTAGAGCCGGCGGGCCTGACGGGTCATCTGGCTGCCCACAACGGGCACTGGGGTGGGGGTCACCGCCAGGCCATCAGGGGTCATGGTGGGCAGCAGGGCAGTGGCAGGGATCTGACCAGCAGCTGGGGAGAGATAAAGGTGTGtgagacaacaacaacacattgcattttatATAGTGCTTTTCAAGGCTCCCAAAGCGCTTTCCAATGACAGGGGAACCTCACTGGGAGTAACTGGGCTTTCATTCCACTTTTTAAAGCTggagttggcaagtctgacagattgaggggactttgaatgtttacaactctcattcccctcccccactaccaccgagcacaccctcatcgagtttgtgctcgtcagtgcgcaccagactgtgattgacagtcagatctcacacagccctgctctgatggTACCAGAAGGAccaggagctgtggattttcGCAAAAattaacaggctctaggtggaggtagaagtgcaggttttttctaaaaccggctgatttatgttgttctgtcggagcatagtgtcatttttcagtgaatatgatcaaacaaatcttgccaactgcagctttaatgtgCATTCTGACCACTGGAATAACAATGTGGAGTGCTTTTGCACACCTCCACCTTAAGACAGGTGTGTCGGAGAAGGCCCACAGGGTCACCAACGTTTGCCTGATGATGGTCATCCGACCGAAACGTTGCGATATATAAAGTTTTCACTGCAAATTAAGGCAGTGTGCGGGAGCTTCCTTTTATCTGACCACTGGAATAAGAAATCCTGACTGGTAACACTTGAAATGGAAAAACAATCAATAATCAACATGTCAATCAATAATGTGAATTTGAGACATTTGAGACATTTGAAAGGAGAtgtgggagggggagaaggggagaaagaaagaaagaaagaaagaaagaaagaaagaaagaaagaaagacaaaccaACTGCATGTGTCTCTCAAATGGTATCAAATCTTCTAGTCTCAACCCTAGCCCTGAGTTTGAGACTGAAGTATGCACCACTGACTAGTGTTTCCAGAATCTGTCTGAAAGAAGGAGTAGGTAGAACACTGACCTTGCATGGCCTTATACTGCATGGGTGTAATGTGCTCAAAGCCTGGAGGAGGAACATCCCAGTACTTCTttactttcttcttcttctcccgaTGGGGGGAACGGCTATGGGGTGGAAGAACAgatgagtgacagagagagggaaagagagagagagagagatagagaaagagagatggaatgatGGCAAAATGAAAAAGAGGAGTTTTGCACTGATAACAACGTCTAACTCCCTCACTTATATcgcacagagaaaaaaaaatgtggaacAACTCTTTTGGTGAACGTAGCCATGTTGGCTATGTGTACAGAATCAAGGTCATTAAATTGGCCCAAGTAAAATCACAACAGACCATAGTCACCAGTGTTAGTTTGCACTATTACCCTGCACCAGTGTTGGGAGGGTTACTTTCAAaacgtattccgttacagaatacagaatacatgcccaaaaatgtaatttgtaacgtattccgttacattactcaatctgagtaacGTATTCTGAAAACTTagattacttccgcattgaattgcactttataagtgtaggaatgcggccatcaaatcctgcttaggcctattctggtgtgttcttctgttccaaatggctgaagtgttaggcccacatacgagaatgtaaagtcaactaaCCTACCTGGTACAACTttaaaatagcaaggtgaccactaaaactacagcaggtgactaggctaattaaaacaaacaaaataaataggctagaaattataattaaggtgtgcctgAGATTTTTCGGGGCATCAACCCAGTACAAGTGAGGGACGCATATGACAGGTGGAATGCAAATGAGCTGTAAATGTTAACACTATgggctactgtatatcagtgcTCTCAAAATAAACGTGATCcgtaatgacaatcaaaaaccGCACGTTATATGCTACTCGCAAGAATAATTCTTCAGAGGCTGCACCatataattcattttaaaacgtAAATGTAGATCTAATTAGAAAAATAATAATCCATGAAGCTATTTTAAGTTAGAATAAAAAACCTAGAATGCAGTGCCTATTTTAGAGATTGGTTTTATTGTAGGTCTAAATCAACACGTGAACAAGGCTTTGTTTATTGCTTAGTAAACTGTGTAACCGATTGGCCGAAGTAGCCTGAGCTATTAATACTTGGGAAAATATCCTTTCACgatcagtgaggaacaggagttacctccacttactttactcctaatttgctgtgcaaacagtcATTTCAAGGTCTCCGATGACGCGTCCATTGATGCTAGTGCAAGACGGCGGGGCTTGGATTTAAACACGTAAACAATTTCATCATTGATTGCTTTCAGGAgcttctgggaaatggagttgccttaatttatttagagagtgaaTAAACTTATGAAACAGAGAAGTATCATCATGGaatccattgatttcaacaatgtaactgtattctaaataccaactatttaacttgtaactgtatcggaatacagttactcataatttgtattctgaatacgtaaCGCCGGTACATGTATTCCATTACTCCCCAACACTGCCCTGCACCACCGCCAATTTAGTCATGATCTGAGACCAACTCTAAGATAGCGGATCAATAAAAATAGTCTGGTCTGAGAGTCAGACTCCTTTTGAAGGTTTTAAGACCACTCGAATGATGAGAAGCCACAATGTGCTGAGTTAACAGTAAAAAACAAATGTCTCACTCAGCAAATAGGTAGGTACATATTTTTTGTATGCACTCACTCCCTTTTGCCAAGGCCACGAAACTTGGCAGCTTTAGCAGCAGATAGCTGCAAAATGACAAGCTAAACAGAGCGTGCAGAATGACAAGCTAAACAGAGCGTGTGACATGCACACTTCACTCCTGCTTAGCAGGCCTCAGCAAAGTCAGGAAGAAAATCCCCAATCACTGGAAGTGGGTAACaccagttagcatgttagctaccTTTTAGCTATATGCTAACTAGTATAACCCatttccagtgaattatgctaagctaggctgaCTGGGAAattgcacacacagaagagaatGGTATGCATCCTCTTATTTAAGTCTGGGGTAGCCGGCAAAAAACCTCATTtcccaaaaggaaaaaaaaaaagccaggaGGTTAGGTTAACATTCACTTGCCCTAACTGACAGACATTTATATATACATAAGCCATTCACTCAAGATTTTAGAGACTTCAGCACACAGTCACTAGACAAAGACGGATGCCTCTGTGTCTTTTACCTGACGATGTCTTGGGGTGGGTTTTGAGGCTGAGTGCTGAAATGACAGTTAAGACAAGGGTTTGGGTTTTACAAGGACAGCATAACTGGGAATTTACACCGCAAGGAAGGCATTAGACTGCCTCCGTCTTTAACATGACACAACAATGTGTTTatccatgtgttttttttttatgtgtacgCTTTACAtacgtttaaaaaataaaaatgaagcacaaaaacaaacttttaacGACCGTAAGACACGCATAAAGCGCCGTCGGTATAAATTGATATTCTGCTACACCTCTAACAACTGATGTCAAACAGGTGACAAAATAATGCTTCAAAGACGGCTCTGGTGTAAATTCCCAGTATAGAATGGCAGAGTCcctaatattacattacatataAGCACAGCAGTGTAATCTTGGCACAATACAGTGTGGACCTGGAGAGAAGCCATAAGGCAAGCACGCGGCCCCTCTCAAAACACAGGCCAACACTTCATTCCTGGAATTAACCAATCCACAATTAATCCGCCATTAAAAAAGCCCACATAACCCATTtagttttaagaaatgcagtCACGGGCCCCAACTCATTTCATTTAGTAATGACCCGAAAGTACAAATGCTAACTGGAAATACAAATACAATGGACAACCTCCGTGCATGCAGTCAGCAATGCAGATAGAGGAAAAGGAGATGGTCCTTGACTGGTTGCTGGCAACCCCaacagaggtgcgttcaaatttgaCAAACAATGGGGAACGTTCGTGGAgaacatgttttctttgaacagttaaatttgaataATTTGGTGTCAACATTCCATTCTAACGGTAATTGCATTGTTGCCTTCGTCAAACTCATGTCCAGTTCCACTTTATGTCTtcagagaactacctcctcagactgtttgcgCTTGTTCGCCGAAAACTCAAGGCTAACGGAAAACTGTTCGCAAACGTTCACCTATGTTAGCGAATTTGAATGCACCTCAGGTCTCTGTTAAGGAGATGGTGTTGCTGGGAGGGTTGTAGGGCAGTAGTAGTACTACAATGCCACAGCAGGCGGGCAAGTGGCCAAACAACCGTCAACGGCAGCGGGTCAAAGGTTACTAGGACTCACCTGCGTCTGTGTCGGCGGTCTTTGCTGCCGCTGCGACGTTCCCGgcttctcctctccctgctcctcctcttcctctctcggcTGCGGCTGCGGGAGGAACTGCGACGGCGGTGCCGGTTCTCCTTGTCCCGCTCTGCCAGGGAGACAGCGACAGCGAGGGCGAGGGAGTgagcgaggaggagagagagtgatacagagcaagagagagagagagagagagagagagagagagagagagagagagagagagcgagagagagatagaaaagaaagaattacggcaagagaggagagagcaaggTGGTGAAAGCTCTCAGGTAGCTAGAGAATAAACCGGCTGATTATATTGTAGAGAAGCACAGGATCCCAGAAGATAAGAGAGGACCTATGctgcaaagaggagaaaaaagaagaggaaatcGACACCCCACCCCCTACTGCAGGAGGAAAGTCCTGTGCCAACAGGACATGGCGCTTCACAAACCCAGACACCTGACAAAGCTGTATCCTTAAAGAGAAAGAGGATTTTAACCATTTAAGCTACTCTGTCACCCTGTGCAGCCCCAGAGAGAAAGATAGCAAGAgagtgaagaaagagaagaagaaaggagagacagCTAGAAaatgatgaaaagagagagcaaaagagatagagagatagaggccGCTGTTGTACCCACCAAGTGAATTCAGATTCTCAACACCTGCATGGAAGGAAACAAGAGAATCGTCAACTTTCACACTACTGGATACAGCACATGCACACTGAGCCCTTACCAGCTCAAGTCTAACATGAATCTGCTCAACATGGACAAAAGTAACTATCGTCACTGTACAACACAAACTTTCCAGTAATATTGGCTTAACTTAATTTAGGCTTGGCCTAAAGCATGCATTTCACCTCCTTTCAAAGGCATGCAGGCATGCAGAACAAAAATGCTAATGTTAATTTACCTACTAAAGGTAAGTCTTAACATTAAGATGTATTACATACATGTTTATTAAACGGTCTTATAGCATGCGTTAGCTTACATGTGTTATATTTATGACAAAGATTAACATAAACAGCTGAACCGAAGGACGATTGTGTTCCCCTCATTACTTCCATTATGACACAAAATACAGTAGAACTACCATCGCCTTCACTTCGCAACTTTAAACGTGGCGTGACTTGTAATTAAGGGGATTTGCTTCCCATGGCCATATTAAGGCTAGCAGTGGTGGACAAAGGCACCACTGAAATAGCCCTTGTAAGAAATTGACAGTTAAAGTAAATAACTATAATGTTAATGAAACATTCCGAGAACAAGGTAATCTCAAAAGCATCACTTTAACAATAACCCATTAAGTTTGGAATACCAATATCTAAAACTAAGGGGAACACATTCTTATTGAGACAGCATAATATTAACGTTTACGTTGCCGATATCATGTAAATGAAACGCTATGCATAATCGTTAGGTCAATTACGTTGGCGTTAACGTGGAGGTTAATGGACGTAACCGTAATAACGATCTGAATGCTCATTTACATTAAAGTTAAAAGCAACACTGTAATATGGCATTTTATCTTACATTAACAAGCACAACCAATTGTAGACGATTGGCCAGATTAAGGTAAATCACAAGATAGCATAGATATCAAAACAACGTTATAGCATTAGCTATTGCTAACACTGCTGTTGCTATTACTGCGAAAGTTAGCTAACAGAATAAGAAGTAAGTATCGGCGGCCATAACAAGTGCTCCAAGACAGATGCTCTGCAATAcataaattattattgttaataacCGCACACGTAAGGATCAGGTCATCACACTCACCTTGTTTGTTTTCAGACAACTGTCTCTCGAATTCATCAAAGTCCGACATTTTGAATTATCAGTAGGGGATGAATGGACAGTCAGGCGGGGGGAATTAGCTTGCGCTAACCTCAATATAAATTCTATCCCAGCTGTTGCACGCGCTTGACGAA from Alosa alosa isolate M-15738 ecotype Scorff River chromosome 20, AALO_Geno_1.1, whole genome shotgun sequence includes the following:
- the u2af2b gene encoding U2 small nuclear RNA auxiliary factor 2b isoform X1; this encodes MSDFDEFERQLSENKQGVENLNSLERDKENRHRRRSSSRSRSRERKRRSRERRSRERRSGSKDRRHRRSTQPQNPPQDIVSRSPHREKKKKVKKYWDVPPPGFEHITPMQYKAMQAAGQIPATALLPTMTPDGLAVTPTPVPVVGSQMTRQARRLYVGNIPFGITEESMMDFFNAQMRLGGLTQAPGNPVLAVQINQDKNFAFLEFRSVDETTQAMAFDGIIFQGQSLKIRRPHDYQPLPGMSENPSVYVPGVVSTVVPDSAHKLFIGGLPNYLNDDQVKELLTSFGPLKAFNLVKDSATGLSKGYAFCEYVDVNVNDQAIAGLNGMQLGDKKLLVQRASVGAKNATLTSVNQTPVTLQVPGLMNSSMNQMGGIPTEVLCLMNMVAPEELLDDDEYEEILEDVRDECSKYGQVKSIEIPRPVDGLEVPGTGKIFVEFTTLFDSQKAMQGLTGRKFANRVVVTKYCDPDAYHRREFW
- the u2af2b gene encoding U2 small nuclear RNA auxiliary factor 2b isoform X2, giving the protein MSDFDEFERQLSENKQGVENLNSLERDKENRHRRRSSSRSRSRERKRRSRERRSRERRSGSKDRRHRRSTQPQNPPQDIVSRSPHREKKKKVKKYWDVPPPGFEHITPMQYKAMQAAGQIPATALLPTMTPDGLAVTPTPVPVVGSQMTRQARRLYVGNIPFGITEESMMDFFNAQMRLGGLTQAPGNPVLAVQINQDKNFAFLEFRSVDETTQAMAFDGIIFQGQSLKIRRPHDYQPLPGMSENPSVYVPVVSTVVPDSAHKLFIGGLPNYLNDDQVKELLTSFGPLKAFNLVKDSATGLSKGYAFCEYVDVNVNDQAIAGLNGMQLGDKKLLVQRASVGAKNATLTSVNQTPVTLQVPGLMNSSMNQMGGIPTEVLCLMNMVAPEELLDDDEYEEILEDVRDECSKYGQVKSIEIPRPVDGLEVPGTGKIFVEFTTLFDSQKAMQGLTGRKFANRVVVTKYCDPDAYHRREFW
- the u2af2b gene encoding U2 small nuclear RNA auxiliary factor 2b isoform X3; amino-acid sequence: MSDFDEFERQLSENKQERDKENRHRRRSSSRSRSRERKRRSRERRSRERRSGSKDRRHRRSTQPQNPPQDIVSRSPHREKKKKVKKYWDVPPPGFEHITPMQYKAMQAAGQIPATALLPTMTPDGLAVTPTPVPVVGSQMTRQARRLYVGNIPFGITEESMMDFFNAQMRLGGLTQAPGNPVLAVQINQDKNFAFLEFRSVDETTQAMAFDGIIFQGQSLKIRRPHDYQPLPGMSENPSVYVPGVVSTVVPDSAHKLFIGGLPNYLNDDQVKELLTSFGPLKAFNLVKDSATGLSKGYAFCEYVDVNVNDQAIAGLNGMQLGDKKLLVQRASVGAKNATLTSVNQTPVTLQVPGLMNSSMNQMGGIPTEVLCLMNMVAPEELLDDDEYEEILEDVRDECSKYGQVKSIEIPRPVDGLEVPGTGKIFVEFTTLFDSQKAMQGLTGRKFANRVVVTKYCDPDAYHRREFW